GAGTAGTTATCCGTCTCGCCTGGCTGTGTCATCACGTTGCAAACATAGAGTTTAATGGCTTTAGTGCGGTGGATTGCTTCCCCTATAGCGTTGACTAACAAGTTGGGAATAACGCTTGTGTATACACTGCCAGGCCCCATGACGATGATATCGGCCTGTCGTATCGCTGCTAATGCTTCATCCAAAGGCTCGACATCGTCCGGTTTGAGATACATACGGCGGACGCGCAAGGGCGATTCAACAATAGCGGTCTCCCCCTCAACATGCGATCCGTCCTCCATCTCTGCATGAAGCCGCACGCTACTAAGAGTAGAGGGGAGTACACGTCCGCGAATGGCAAGGACTTCGCTAGTCTTCCTAATCGCCGATTCAAAGTCGCCGGTGATGCCCATCATCGCCGCGATAAAGATATTGCCGAAAGCATGTCCTCGAAGGGCAGGCATCTGATCGAAACGGTATTGGAACAGTGCACTTAAGGCAGGTTCAGCATCCGCCAGAGCGACAAGGCAGTTTCGGATATCTCCCGGCGGTAATATTCCCAGCGTCTGCTGCAAGTTCCCCGAACTCCCACCCTCATCGGTAACCGTCACCACCGCAGTGATATTGGAGGTGTAGTACTTGATGCCGCGAAGTAGTGTTGAAAGTCCTGTGCCGCCCCCTACAACAGCAATACGAGGGCCTTGTGCTAGCGCATGCTGCCGTAAGAACTGGTCTGCCAGGTTCGCATTCATGCGTGGGTTCATAGCGTGAGCTATCCGGCGTATTATTAATGTCGCCCCAAGAGCGGTGATCGAGAGGCCAAAAATGATCAACTCAACTCCAAAGGTTGTACGCGCGGGATGGGGGTTAGAGGTCCCCGTTAAAAAACGCAAAGCAGTCTCAACTAATAGGCGAAGTTCTCTGATAGCTGCAATACATTGAAGATCGAAAGTGAGCAGAATGCCCACAACGAGCATCACGACGCCTAGCGTTGTGAGCGACATCCATCTTTTTAGCTTTATCCCTGGTGATAGCCATCTTAACCAATTATTAGTTGCCAATCAAGTCACTCCAAAATCC
The bacterium genome window above contains:
- a CDS encoding gluconeogenesis factor YvcK family protein gives rise to the protein MATNNWLRWLSPGIKLKRWMSLTTLGVVMLVVGILLTFDLQCIAAIRELRLLVETALRFLTGTSNPHPARTTFGVELIIFGLSITALGATLIIRRIAHAMNPRMNANLADQFLRQHALAQGPRIAVVGGGTGLSTLLRGIKYYTSNITAVVTVTDEGGSSGNLQQTLGILPPGDIRNCLVALADAEPALSALFQYRFDQMPALRGHAFGNIFIAAMMGITGDFESAIRKTSEVLAIRGRVLPSTLSSVRLHAEMEDGSHVEGETAIVESPLRVRRMYLKPDDVEPLDEALAAIRQADIIVMGPGSVYTSVIPNLLVNAIGEAIHRTKAIKLYVCNVMTQPGETDNYS